In one window of Azotobacter salinestris DNA:
- a CDS encoding cob(I)yrinic acid a,c-diamide adenosyltransferase, which yields MGNRLSKIYTRTGDAGETSLADGRRVPKDHPRVEAMGEVDSLNSQLGLLLAELDEQQACRPALGELIEVLGPCQHRLFDLGGELAMPAYQALDTHEIDRLEAAIDRWNAELGPLQDFILPGGSRLIAQAHVCRSQARSAERRCQQLQAIEALRPELLAYLNRLSDLLFVAARLIARRQGRGEVLWRAANPPA from the coding sequence ATGGGCAACCGACTCTCGAAAATCTATACGCGCACCGGCGATGCCGGGGAAACCAGCCTGGCCGATGGCCGCCGGGTGCCCAAGGACCACCCCCGGGTGGAAGCCATGGGCGAAGTGGACAGCCTGAACAGTCAGCTCGGCCTGCTGCTCGCCGAGCTGGACGAGCAACAGGCATGCCGGCCCGCTCTCGGCGAGCTGATCGAAGTCCTGGGGCCGTGCCAGCATCGCCTGTTCGATCTTGGCGGCGAACTGGCGATGCCCGCCTACCAGGCTCTCGATACGCACGAAATCGACCGTCTGGAAGCGGCCATCGACCGCTGGAACGCCGAGCTCGGGCCTTTGCAGGACTTCATCCTGCCAGGGGGTTCGCGACTGATCGCCCAGGCCCATGTCTGCCGCAGCCAGGCTCGCAGCGCCGAGCGACGCTGCCAGCAGTTGCAGGCCATCGAGGCGCTGCGCCCGGAGCTGCTGGCCTACCTCAACCGGCTCTCCGATCTGCTGTTCGTCGCCGCACGGCTGATCGCACGCCGCCAGGGCCGTGGAGAAGTTCTCTGGCGGGCGGCCAATCCGCCGGCCTGA
- a CDS encoding putative 2-dehydropantoate 2-reductase produces MSPTPLDASRPATGETAWHVLGAGSLGSLWAVRLARAGLPVRLILRTPQRLAAYRIAGGLHLVENGTERLHPIPAEPLDADRPIRRLLLACKAYDALPAIECLAPRLGAGAELILLQNGLGSQDAVATRLPGRRCVLASTTEGAFRAGDFRVVFAGQGHTWLGDAGRPPAWLDELSMAGIPHAWSETIHSRLWRKLALNCAINPLSALHDCRNGGLQAHAGEVAGLCAELAELLHQCDQPAAAEGLQEEVERVIQATAANYSSMHQDVTCGRRTEIAYLLGHACREAARRKLHLPRLEALQQRLQLHLAARGLPVD; encoded by the coding sequence ATGTCCCCTACCCCACTCGATGCTTCCCGGCCCGCCACCGGCGAGACGGCCTGGCACGTACTCGGCGCCGGCAGCCTGGGCAGCCTCTGGGCCGTTCGCCTGGCCCGCGCCGGTCTGCCCGTGCGGCTGATCCTGCGCACCCCACAGCGACTGGCGGCCTACCGGATCGCCGGCGGCCTGCACCTGGTGGAGAACGGCACGGAACGGCTGCATCCGATTCCGGCCGAGCCTCTCGATGCCGATCGCCCCATCCGCCGCCTGCTGCTGGCCTGCAAGGCCTATGACGCGCTGCCGGCGATCGAGTGCCTGGCGCCCCGTCTGGGAGCGGGCGCCGAACTCATCCTGCTGCAGAACGGCCTTGGCAGCCAGGACGCAGTGGCCACCCGGCTGCCCGGACGCCGCTGCGTGCTCGCCTCGACTACCGAGGGGGCCTTCCGCGCGGGCGACTTCCGGGTGGTGTTCGCCGGTCAGGGCCATACCTGGCTAGGCGATGCGGGCCGGCCGCCGGCCTGGCTAGACGAACTGTCCATGGCCGGCATCCCCCACGCCTGGAGCGAGACGATCCATAGCCGGCTGTGGCGCAAGCTCGCCCTCAACTGTGCGATCAATCCGCTCAGCGCCCTCCATGATTGCCGCAATGGCGGCCTGCAGGCGCATGCCGGGGAAGTCGCCGGGCTCTGTGCCGAGCTGGCCGAGCTGCTGCACCAATGCGATCAGCCGGCCGCCGCCGAGGGTCTGCAGGAAGAGGTCGAGCGGGTGATCCAGGCCACGGCGGCCAACTATTCGTCGATGCATCAGGATGTGACCTGCGGCCGGCGTACCGAGATCGCCTACCTGCTTGGCCATGCCTGCCGCGAAGCCGCACGCCGGAAGCTGCACCTGCCCCGCCTGGAGGCGCTGCAGCAGCGGCTGCAACTGCATCTGGCCGCACGCGGATTGCCGGTCGACTGA
- a CDS encoding DciA family protein gives MTFRPLPARPPAALLRESRPLRLLLSQAQQLDQLQHLLDSQLQPAARGHCHVASWREGCLLLVVTDGQWATRLRYQQRRLQRQLLTLEAFRGLSRILFKVQPPMQSRSSSKRMIKLSTAAAESIQTAAEGIDDPRLRAALERLARHVQPD, from the coding sequence ATGACCTTTCGTCCCTTGCCGGCTCGCCCCCCTGCTGCGCTGCTGCGCGAGTCCAGGCCACTCAGGTTGCTGCTCAGCCAGGCGCAACAACTGGACCAGTTGCAGCATCTGCTGGATAGCCAGCTGCAGCCTGCCGCACGTGGGCATTGCCATGTAGCCTCCTGGCGTGAAGGCTGCCTGCTGCTGGTCGTCACCGATGGCCAGTGGGCTACTCGATTGCGCTACCAGCAACGCCGCCTGCAGCGCCAGCTGCTAACCCTGGAGGCGTTCCGGGGACTGAGCAGGATTCTCTTCAAGGTACAGCCGCCCATGCAGAGCAGATCCTCATCCAAGCGCATGATCAAGCTCTCCACAGCTGCTGCCGAAAGCATCCAGACGGCTGCCGAAGGCATCGATGACCCCAGGCTCCGCGCGGCCCTGGAGCGGCTGGCACGGCACGTGCAGCCCGACTAG
- a CDS encoding Nudix family hydrolase, whose amino-acid sequence MKRVHVAAAVIRGVDGRVLIARRPEEKHQGGLWEFPGGKVEAGETVEAALVRELEEELGIRVTAARPLIQVRHDYPDQQVLLDVWEVGAFAGEPHGAEGQALAWVAPRQLSDYRFPAANYPIVAAARLPERYLITPDNLSPQTLLQGLRTALAGGIRLVQLRAPGMFDPQYRDLAVDVQGLCAGRAQLMLKGPLEWLGDFPAAGWHLTARQLREYAASGRPFPAERWLAASCHDAEELALATQMGVDFVTLSPVRPTRTHPEASPLGWEQAAELLQGFDRPAFLLGGLDSQDLARAWQAGAQGIAGIRGLWPE is encoded by the coding sequence ATGAAGCGTGTGCATGTCGCGGCAGCAGTGATCCGCGGTGTCGACGGCCGGGTACTGATCGCCAGGCGTCCAGAGGAAAAGCATCAAGGCGGCCTCTGGGAGTTTCCCGGCGGCAAGGTCGAGGCGGGCGAGACCGTCGAGGCCGCCCTGGTCCGTGAGCTGGAGGAGGAGCTGGGGATCCGCGTGACCGCCGCCAGGCCGCTGATCCAGGTACGCCACGACTACCCCGACCAGCAGGTGCTGCTGGATGTCTGGGAAGTCGGTGCCTTCGCCGGCGAGCCCCACGGTGCCGAAGGCCAGGCGCTGGCCTGGGTCGCTCCGCGGCAGCTGTCGGACTATCGGTTTCCGGCCGCCAACTATCCGATCGTCGCCGCTGCCCGACTGCCCGAGCGTTACCTGATCACGCCGGACAACCTTTCTCCGCAGACGCTGCTGCAGGGCCTGCGGACCGCCCTGGCCGGCGGCATTCGTCTGGTCCAGCTGCGGGCCCCCGGCATGTTCGATCCCCAATACCGCGATCTGGCGGTCGACGTGCAGGGACTCTGCGCCGGCCGGGCGCAACTGATGCTCAAGGGACCGCTGGAGTGGCTCGGCGATTTCCCGGCCGCCGGCTGGCATCTGACCGCCCGCCAACTGCGTGAGTACGCTGCCAGCGGCCGGCCCTTCCCGGCCGAGCGCTGGCTGGCGGCCTCCTGTCACGATGCCGAGGAGCTGGCTCTGGCCACGCAGATGGGGGTGGATTTCGTAACCCTGTCACCAGTCAGGCCTACCCGTACCCATCCGGAAGCCAGCCCGCTGGGCTGGGAGCAGGCGGCCGAGCTGCTGCAGGGCTTCGATCGCCCGGCCTTCCTGCTCGGTGGGCTCGACAGCCAGGATCTGGCGCGTGCCTGGCAAGCCGGCGCCCAAGGCATCGCCGGTATCCGCGGCCTCTGGCCGGAGTGA
- the secA gene encoding preprotein translocase subunit SecA yields the protein MFAPLLRVLFGSKNDREVKRMRRTVRAINALEEQVVALTDEQLRARTEEFRGRLGKGETLDQLLPEAFAVAREAGKRVMGMRHFDVQLIGAMVLHEGKIAEMRTGEGKTLVATLAVYLNALAGKGVHVVTVNDYLARRDANWMRPLYEFLGLSVGVVTPFQPPEEKRAAYAADITYGTNNEFGFDYLRDNMAFSLEDKFQRELNYAVIDEVDSILIDEARTPLIISGQAEDSSQLYLQINALIPQLKRHVEEEEGVVTQEGHYTVDEKTRQIELNEQGHQFIEELLTRAGLLPEGDNLYSAHNLQLLTHIYAALRAHVLFHRNVEYIVQGNQVLLIDEHTGRTMPGRRLSEGLHQAIEAKEGLPIQAESQTLASTTFQNYFRLYHKLAGMTGTADTEAFEFRQIYGLDVVVIPTHRPIARKDFNDLVYLTQEEKYAAIITDIKDCQAQGRPALVGTASIESSEYVSQLLKKEGIAHQVLNAKYHEKEAEIIAQAGRPGAVTIATNMAGRGTDILLGGNWEVEIAALENPTEEQIAQIKADWQKRHQQVIEAGGLHVIASERHESRRIDNQLRGRAGRQGDPGSSRFYLSLEDNLMRIFASDRVKNFMKALGMQAGEAIEHRMVTNAIEKAQRKVEGRNFDMRKQLLEFDDVANEQRKVIYHMRNSLLESEDIGETIAEFRREVLSTAIDQHIPPQSLPEQWDIAGLEATLQSDFGVHLPLQQWLDEDDRLHEEALRERILEALQAAYREKEEVAGAEALRTFEKQILLRVLDDLWKDHLSTMDHLRHGIHLRGYAQKNPKQEYKRESFELFQTLLESIKRDAIRVLSHVQVRREDPAEEEERLRREAEALARRMQFQHAAASALAPQTEGDDLEVVEAPQPGVVPARPEQKIGRNEPCPCGSGKKYKHCHGQLN from the coding sequence ATGTTTGCGCCTTTGTTGAGAGTGCTCTTTGGAAGCAAGAACGATCGTGAAGTCAAGCGCATGCGTCGAACCGTGCGGGCGATCAATGCCCTCGAAGAGCAGGTGGTGGCGCTGACGGACGAGCAGTTACGCGCCAGGACCGAGGAGTTCAGAGGCCGTCTCGGCAAGGGGGAGACCCTCGACCAGTTGCTGCCGGAAGCCTTCGCCGTTGCCCGCGAGGCGGGCAAGCGGGTAATGGGCATGCGCCACTTCGACGTGCAACTGATCGGTGCTATGGTCCTGCACGAGGGCAAGATCGCCGAGATGCGTACCGGTGAGGGCAAGACCCTGGTGGCGACCCTGGCCGTCTACCTCAATGCTCTGGCCGGCAAGGGCGTGCACGTGGTGACGGTGAACGACTACCTGGCCCGCCGCGATGCCAATTGGATGCGCCCGCTGTACGAGTTCCTCGGCCTGTCCGTCGGCGTGGTCACCCCCTTCCAGCCGCCGGAGGAGAAGCGTGCCGCTTACGCTGCCGACATCACCTACGGTACCAACAACGAGTTCGGCTTCGACTACTTGCGCGATAACATGGCCTTCAGCCTGGAGGACAAGTTCCAGCGCGAGCTCAACTATGCGGTGATCGACGAGGTCGACTCCATCCTGATCGACGAGGCGCGCACGCCGTTGATCATTTCCGGCCAGGCCGAGGACAGCTCCCAGTTGTACCTGCAGATCAACGCCCTGATTCCGCAGCTGAAGCGCCACGTCGAGGAAGAGGAGGGCGTGGTCACCCAGGAGGGGCATTACACCGTCGACGAGAAGACCCGCCAGATCGAGCTGAACGAACAGGGGCACCAGTTCATCGAGGAGCTGCTGACCCGTGCCGGCCTGTTGCCCGAAGGCGACAACCTCTACTCCGCCCACAACCTGCAGCTGCTGACCCATATCTACGCAGCGCTGCGCGCGCATGTCCTGTTCCATCGTAACGTCGAATACATCGTGCAGGGCAACCAGGTGTTGCTGATCGACGAACATACTGGACGGACCATGCCCGGCCGCCGCCTCTCCGAAGGCCTGCACCAGGCGATCGAAGCCAAGGAAGGGCTGCCGATCCAGGCGGAGAGCCAGACTCTGGCCTCGACCACCTTCCAGAATTACTTCCGTCTCTACCACAAGCTGGCCGGCATGACCGGTACAGCCGATACCGAGGCCTTCGAGTTCCGCCAGATCTACGGTCTCGACGTGGTGGTGATCCCGACTCACCGGCCGATCGCGCGCAAGGACTTCAACGATCTGGTCTATCTGACCCAGGAGGAGAAGTACGCGGCGATCATCACCGATATCAAGGACTGCCAGGCCCAGGGGCGTCCGGCTCTGGTGGGTACTGCCTCGATCGAGAGTTCCGAATACGTCTCCCAGTTGCTCAAGAAGGAAGGCATCGCGCATCAGGTGCTCAACGCCAAGTACCATGAGAAGGAGGCCGAGATCATCGCCCAGGCAGGTCGGCCCGGTGCGGTGACCATCGCCACCAACATGGCGGGTCGGGGTACCGATATTCTTCTCGGGGGCAACTGGGAGGTCGAGATCGCCGCGCTCGAGAATCCCACCGAAGAGCAGATCGCACAGATCAAGGCCGACTGGCAGAAGCGCCACCAGCAGGTAATCGAGGCCGGTGGCCTGCACGTCATTGCCTCGGAGCGCCACGAATCCCGGCGTATCGACAACCAGCTGCGCGGCCGGGCAGGCCGTCAGGGCGACCCGGGCTCCAGCCGCTTCTACCTGTCCCTGGAAGACAACCTGATGCGCATCTTCGCCTCCGACCGGGTGAAGAACTTCATGAAGGCGCTCGGCATGCAGGCCGGCGAGGCCATCGAGCATCGCATGGTGACCAATGCCATCGAGAAAGCCCAGCGCAAGGTCGAGGGCCGCAACTTCGACATGCGCAAGCAACTGCTCGAATTCGACGATGTGGCCAACGAGCAGCGCAAGGTGATCTATCACATGCGCAACAGCCTCCTCGAGTCCGAGGATATCGGCGAAACCATCGCCGAATTCCGCCGGGAAGTGCTGAGCACGGCCATCGACCAGCATATCCCGCCGCAGTCGCTGCCCGAGCAATGGGACATCGCCGGCCTGGAGGCCACCCTGCAGAGCGATTTCGGCGTGCATCTGCCGTTGCAGCAATGGCTCGACGAGGATGACAGGCTGCACGAGGAGGCGCTGCGCGAGCGCATCCTCGAGGCGCTGCAGGCAGCCTATCGGGAGAAGGAGGAGGTTGCCGGCGCCGAGGCCCTGAGGACCTTCGAGAAACAGATCCTGCTGCGTGTGCTGGACGACCTGTGGAAGGACCACCTGTCGACCATGGATCATCTGCGCCACGGCATCCACCTGCGCGGCTACGCCCAGAAGAACCCCAAGCAGGAATACAAGCGCGAATCCTTCGAGCTGTTCCAGACCCTGCTCGAGTCGATCAAGCGCGATGCCATCCGCGTGCTCTCCCATGTACAGGTTCGCCGCGAGGATCCGGCCGAAGAGGAGGAGCGCCTGCGCCGCGAGGCCGAGGCCCTGGCCCGGCGCATGCAGTTCCAGCATGCTGCAGCCTCGGCCCTGGCGCCGCAGACGGAGGGGGATGACCTAGAGGTCGTCGAGGCGCCCCAGCCGGGTGTCGTCCCGGCACGTCCGGAGCAGAAGATCGGACGCAACGAGCCTTGTCCCTGCGGGTCCGGCAAGAAGTACAAGCACTGTCACGGGCAGCTCAACTAG
- a CDS encoding ATP-binding protein yields MGLRQRLENLPVGRKLLAALVVLLAAVLLLANLAFISAAYWISQQSMTPQALGTLGQLIASPLLAEQALASPESAREVLLRLESYAPLRSAALYGRDGRLLAQLQRGETLQLPKQVDKVPTWRQLEFRVTQLIELPQPEQPPGHLLLVASSELPGAFYTGTLTASLLILAFSVLLWMLVARQIRRLITRPIRKLEELSRRVTLEENYSLRAKRGNADEIGSLADAFNTMLSRIEAREQQLKRARDEAQNAFAQAQSLTEETRRFNRKLELEVQVRSKIEKKLTGFQNYLNSIIDSMPSALIALDEQLYVTQWNQEASSLSGTPLHEALNQPIFLAFPPLQPFLDQLRHTAEHHQVEKIERVTWPRNDEPRHYALTFYPLMGSGGRGVVIRIDDITQRLSMEELMVQSEKMLSVGGLAAGMAHEINNPLGAILHNVQNIRRRLSPELPKNLEQAQECGISLTAVNDYLSRREVPPLLDGIQQAGTRAAKIVSHMLSFSRRSDRQLTPTLLPPLIDQALEIAGNDFAPAESFDFRNIRIQCDFDPHLGPVLIIANELEQVLLNLLKNAAQSIHQRQSGPPGHIILRTRLSPPWAEIVVEDNGVGIPENVRKRIFEPFFTTKEVGQGTGLGLSVSYFIITNNHKGQMEVQSRPGQGSSFTLRLPLAETQEGAEL; encoded by the coding sequence ATGGGTCTGCGTCAGCGTCTCGAAAATCTGCCGGTCGGCCGCAAGCTCCTGGCGGCGCTGGTGGTCCTGCTCGCCGCCGTGCTGCTGCTGGCCAACCTGGCCTTCATCAGTGCTGCCTACTGGATCTCCCAGCAAAGCATGACACCCCAGGCACTGGGCACTCTCGGCCAGTTGATCGCCAGCCCGCTGCTTGCCGAGCAGGCCCTCGCCTCGCCGGAGTCGGCCCGGGAGGTGCTGCTGCGCCTGGAGTCCTATGCTCCCCTGCGCAGCGCTGCCCTGTATGGCCGCGACGGACGCCTGCTCGCCCAGTTGCAGCGGGGCGAGACGCTGCAGCTGCCGAAACAGGTCGACAAGGTGCCGACCTGGCGACAGCTCGAGTTCCGCGTCACCCAACTGATCGAACTGCCGCAGCCGGAACAGCCCCCAGGCCATCTGCTGCTGGTCGCCTCGAGCGAGCTGCCGGGAGCCTTCTACACCGGCACCCTCACCGCCAGCCTGCTGATTCTCGCCTTCAGCGTCCTGCTGTGGATGCTGGTGGCCCGGCAGATCCGGCGACTGATCACCCGGCCGATCCGCAAGCTGGAAGAGCTCTCGCGCCGGGTCACCCTCGAAGAGAACTATTCGCTGCGCGCCAAGCGCGGGAACGCGGACGAGATCGGCAGCCTGGCCGACGCCTTCAACACCATGCTGTCGCGCATCGAGGCCCGCGAGCAGCAGCTCAAGCGCGCCCGCGACGAAGCGCAGAACGCCTTCGCCCAGGCCCAGAGCCTGACCGAGGAAACCCGCCGCTTCAATCGCAAGCTGGAGCTGGAAGTCCAGGTGCGCAGCAAGATCGAGAAGAAACTCACCGGTTTCCAGAACTACCTCAACAGCATCATCGACTCTATGCCCTCGGCCCTGATCGCCCTCGACGAGCAGCTCTACGTCACCCAGTGGAACCAGGAAGCCAGCAGCCTTTCCGGTACCCCCCTGCACGAGGCCCTGAACCAGCCGATCTTTCTCGCCTTTCCGCCGCTGCAGCCATTTCTCGATCAGCTCAGACACACCGCCGAACATCATCAGGTAGAGAAGATCGAGCGCGTTACCTGGCCGCGCAACGACGAGCCCCGCCACTATGCGCTGACCTTCTACCCGCTGATGGGGAGCGGCGGGCGCGGTGTGGTGATCCGCATCGACGACATCACCCAGCGCCTGTCCATGGAGGAGTTGATGGTGCAGTCGGAAAAGATGCTGTCGGTCGGCGGTCTCGCCGCTGGCATGGCCCACGAGATCAACAATCCATTGGGAGCCATCCTGCACAATGTGCAGAACATCCGCCGGCGCCTGTCCCCGGAACTGCCGAAGAACCTCGAGCAGGCGCAGGAGTGCGGCATCTCGCTGACGGCGGTGAACGACTACCTGAGCCGGCGCGAGGTGCCGCCATTGCTTGACGGTATCCAGCAGGCCGGAACCCGCGCAGCGAAGATCGTCAGCCACATGCTCAGCTTCAGCCGGCGCAGCGACCGACAACTGACCCCGACCCTGCTCCCGCCGTTGATCGATCAGGCCCTGGAAATTGCCGGCAACGACTTCGCTCCGGCGGAGAGCTTCGACTTCAGGAACATCCGCATCCAGTGCGATTTCGATCCGCACCTTGGCCCGGTACTGATCATCGCCAACGAACTGGAGCAGGTGCTGCTCAACCTGCTGAAGAATGCCGCCCAGTCCATCCACCAGCGCCAGAGCGGACCGCCCGGACACATCATTCTGCGCACCCGCCTCAGTCCTCCATGGGCGGAGATTGTCGTCGAGGACAATGGCGTCGGTATCCCCGAAAACGTGCGCAAGCGCATCTTCGAGCCGTTCTTCACCACCAAGGAAGTCGGCCAGGGCACCGGTCTCGGCCTGTCGGTGTCCTATTTCATCATTACCAACAATCACAAGGGGCAGATGGAAGTGCAGTCGCGACCCGGCCAGGGCAGCAGTTTCACCCTGCGCCTGCCTCTGGCCGAGACGCAGGAAGGCGCCGAGCTCTGA
- the argJ gene encoding bifunctional glutamate N-acetyltransferase/amino-acid acetyltransferase ArgJ produces the protein MAVGLGPLPTLHPVPGFELGIASAGIKRPGRKDVVVMRCAEGATVAGVFTLNAFCAAPVILAKRRVQGAVRYLLTNTGNANAGTGEPGLQAAARTCARLAELAGVDEGAVLPFSTGVIGEPLPVEKIEAALPAALADLKVDNWAVAAEGIMTTDTLPKGASRQFVHDGVTVTVTGISKGAGMIRPNMATMLGYIATDAKVAQPLLQDLLRDATNKSFNRITIDGDTSTNDCCMLVATGQATLPEIRAAEGELFARLKQALFEVSMELAQAIVRDGEGATKFVTVQVNGGATHQECLDVGYAVAHSPLIKTALFASDPNWGRILAAVGRAGVPQLDVSLIDVFLGDVCIARQGGRAPTYTEEQGAAVMAKAEIGIRIELGRGDCSETIWTTDLSHEYVKINAEYRT, from the coding sequence ATGGCTGTCGGTCTTGGCCCTCTGCCCACCCTGCACCCGGTCCCCGGTTTCGAACTCGGCATCGCCTCCGCCGGCATCAAGCGCCCCGGGCGCAAGGATGTGGTGGTGATGCGCTGTGCCGAAGGCGCCACGGTCGCCGGGGTGTTCACCCTCAATGCTTTCTGCGCGGCTCCGGTGATCCTCGCCAAGCGGCGCGTGCAGGGCGCTGTACGCTACCTGCTGACCAATACCGGCAACGCCAATGCCGGCACCGGCGAGCCGGGTCTTCAGGCCGCCGCCCGTACCTGTGCCCGCCTGGCCGAGCTGGCCGGGGTCGATGAGGGCGCCGTGCTGCCGTTCTCCACGGGGGTGATTGGCGAGCCCCTGCCGGTGGAAAAGATCGAGGCTGCCCTGCCGGCCGCCCTGGCCGATCTCAAGGTCGACAACTGGGCGGTCGCTGCCGAAGGCATCATGACCACCGATACCCTGCCCAAGGGCGCCAGCCGGCAGTTCGTGCATGACGGAGTGACCGTCACCGTTACCGGCATTTCCAAGGGTGCCGGGATGATTCGGCCCAACATGGCCACCATGCTCGGCTACATCGCCACCGATGCCAAGGTGGCCCAGCCGCTGTTGCAGGATCTGCTGCGCGATGCGACGAACAAGTCCTTCAACCGCATCACCATCGACGGTGACACCTCCACCAACGACTGCTGCATGCTGGTCGCTACCGGTCAGGCGACGCTGCCGGAGATCCGCGCGGCCGAGGGCGAGCTGTTCGCCAGGCTGAAGCAGGCGTTGTTCGAGGTGAGCATGGAGCTGGCCCAGGCCATCGTCCGCGATGGCGAGGGGGCGACCAAGTTCGTCACCGTGCAGGTCAACGGCGGCGCCACCCATCAAGAGTGCCTGGACGTCGGCTATGCCGTCGCCCATTCGCCGCTGATCAAGACCGCACTGTTCGCCTCCGACCCAAACTGGGGGCGCATCCTCGCCGCCGTCGGCCGTGCCGGTGTGCCGCAGCTCGATGTGAGCCTGATCGACGTCTTTCTCGGCGATGTCTGCATCGCCAGGCAGGGCGGCCGTGCACCGACCTACACCGAGGAGCAGGGTGCTGCGGTGATGGCCAAAGCGGAAATCGGCATCCGCATCGAGCTGGGCCGGGGCGATTGCAGCGAAACCATCTGGACCACCGACCTGTCCCACGAATACGTGAAGATCAATGCCGAGTACCGGACCTGA
- a CDS encoding glutathione S-transferase family protein, with protein sequence MSLTLIIGNKNYSSWSMRAALVLELIEEPYTEVRIPLYQQASRARLLSHSPTGRVPVLLTEEGPVWDSLAIAEYLAETYSESHLWPRGEYARAVARSVCAEMHSGFAALRGHLPMDLRRRPRPLALPLPAAVQEDIGRICALWADCRQRFGADGSFLFGHAGIADAFYAPVAARLRSYAVSLPEPASAYVETIYRWPAFQRWYQAALQETEAIE encoded by the coding sequence ATGTCCCTGACCCTGATCATCGGCAACAAGAACTACTCCTCCTGGTCGATGCGCGCCGCCCTGGTGCTGGAGCTGATCGAGGAGCCCTATACGGAGGTACGGATTCCCCTCTATCAGCAGGCGAGCCGCGCCCGTCTGCTGAGCCATTCGCCTACCGGCAGGGTGCCGGTGCTGCTGACCGAGGAGGGACCGGTCTGGGACTCACTGGCGATTGCCGAGTACCTGGCCGAAACCTACAGCGAGAGCCATCTCTGGCCGCGCGGCGAATACGCGCGGGCAGTGGCGCGCTCGGTGTGCGCCGAGATGCACAGTGGCTTTGCCGCCCTACGCGGCCACCTGCCGATGGATCTCAGGCGCCGGCCCAGGCCGCTGGCATTGCCGCTGCCGGCTGCCGTGCAGGAGGATATCGGCCGCATCTGCGCACTCTGGGCCGATTGCCGGCAGCGCTTTGGTGCGGACGGCTCCTTCCTGTTCGGCCATGCCGGCATCGCCGATGCCTTCTATGCACCGGTTGCGGCGCGCCTGCGCAGCTATGCGGTATCCCTGCCGGAGCCGGCGTCGGCCTATGTGGAAACCATCTACCGATGGCCGGCCTTCCAGCGCTGGTATCAGGCGGCCCTGCAGGAAACGGAGGCGATCGAATGA
- the lpxC gene encoding UDP-3-O-acyl-N-acetylglucosamine deacetylase encodes MIKQRTLKNIIRATGVGLHSGEKVYLTLKPAPVDTGIVFRRIDLDPVVEIPARAENVGETTMSTTLVKGDVKVDTVEHLLSAMAGLGIDNAYVELSASEVPIMDGSAGPFVFLIQSAGLQEQEACKRFIRIKREVAVAEGDKRAVFLPFDGFKVSFEIDFDHPVFRGRTQTASVDFSSTSFVKEVSRARTFGFMRDIEFLRSHNLALGGSVDNAIVVDESRVLNEDGLRYEDEFVKHKILDAIGDLYLLGNSLIGEFRGYKSGHALNNRLLRTLLEQEDAWEVVTFEDSSTAPISYMRPVAAV; translated from the coding sequence ATGATCAAACAACGCACCCTGAAGAACATTATCCGTGCCACGGGAGTGGGCTTGCACTCGGGGGAGAAGGTTTATCTGACCCTGAAGCCAGCTCCTGTCGACACCGGGATCGTGTTCCGGCGTATCGATCTCGATCCGGTGGTGGAGATTCCCGCAAGGGCTGAAAATGTCGGTGAAACCACCATGTCCACTACGCTGGTCAAGGGTGATGTCAAGGTCGATACAGTGGAGCATCTGCTGTCAGCCATGGCCGGTCTGGGAATCGATAATGCCTACGTCGAACTCTCCGCATCCGAGGTGCCGATCATGGATGGCAGCGCCGGTCCCTTCGTCTTTCTGATTCAGTCTGCAGGTTTGCAGGAGCAGGAGGCTTGCAAGAGGTTCATTCGCATCAAGCGTGAGGTGGCGGTGGCGGAAGGTGACAAGCGTGCCGTCTTTCTGCCCTTCGATGGCTTCAAGGTGAGCTTCGAGATCGATTTCGACCACCCGGTGTTCCGCGGCCGCACACAGACTGCCAGCGTCGATTTCTCCAGTACCTCTTTCGTCAAGGAGGTCAGTCGCGCTCGGACCTTCGGCTTCATGCGTGACATCGAATTTTTGCGCTCGCACAATCTGGCGCTCGGCGGCAGTGTGGATAACGCCATCGTGGTCGACGAAAGCCGGGTGCTGAACGAAGATGGCCTGCGCTACGAGGACGAGTTCGTCAAGCACAAGATCCTCGATGCCATAGGCGACCTCTACCTGCTGGGCAACAGCCTGATCGGCGAGTTCCGCGGCTACAAATCGGGGCATGCCCTGAACAACCGCCTGCTGCGCACCTTGCTCGAGCAGGAGGATGCTTGGGAGGTGGTTACCTTCGAAGACTCTTCGACTGCTCCCATCTCCTACATGCGCCCTGTGGCTGCCGTCTGA